GGCCCCTCCCCGGCGAGCGTGATCTCGCCGACGACGAGATGCTCGTAATAGACGGGAAGCGTGCTCACGCCTCGTCTCCCAGGTCGGGGAGGTCCGGGTAGGCGTCGCCGGGTCCGGGCAGCGTGTCGGCGGACGGAACCGCGGCGGTGTCGGCCATGGGTCCATGACCCGCCGTCTGGTGGGTCAGCCGGATGCCGAGGCCCTTGGCGACGGCTAGGGCCTTGCCGAGCTGGCACGTCGGCTTGCCGCTTTCCAGATCGACGATGAACCGCTCGCCGACATTGACCGCCAGCGCGAGGTCGCGCTGGGTCATGCCGAGGGCTTGCCGTCGCGAGCGGACGAGGCTGCCGAAGCGGCCCGGCGTGTCGATGAAGTCCATGACGTTCCCCGTTCTTCCCGAGCGGGAAGATGATGCCGTATCTCTCCCGGATCAAGGCGGTTTCTTCCCGAACGGTAAGAAATGCCCGGCTCGGAAAGGTCCGGAACCCGGATCTTCCCGCTCGGGACGATCAGGAAGCCATCTGGAGAGGCCACTACCCGGCCGCGACCTTGTTCCGGCTTTCGGCCGCATGACCACATGCTGGCTGCCGAACTTGTATTCATCAGGTCCGATCCGACGGCGCGGAGGATGGCGTTTATCTCCCGAATGTCAGCATTCGTGATGGGGCGGTCATCATGATGCGGATCGGGGAGCGTGTTGACGGGGTGGGGCAGGGCCACGGACGTCAACAAACGTCATGGTCTTCCGGCATGGGCGGACCCGGCGGCGCGGCCGGCGGGAGCCCCGATGCGCGGCTATGCCGTGGCATGGATAAGGCCGCCGATGTCAGCATATGTCATGACGGCGCTGCTTTCTGATTCACGATGCAAAGATCCCGCGTCGAGACGCCGGCGGGAGTGTAGCGGATCTTCGTAAAGGAATAATATCCTGCGAACAGGGTGCCGGCATACGTCCTTCAATCGGGCACAGCCCCGGAGAAGCCGCATCCAGGCCGTCGAAGCGCCCTGTGGTTGCCCGCCATCCTCATGCAAGGAGACCGGATCGCCATCCGACGATCAGGCGGCCTTGTTGAATGCGGCGGCAACAGCGACGGGGTCGTTCAGGATTGCGGTCAGATAGGATGCCGACGCATCCGGTGGGACGCTGCGTCCCTGCTCCCAGTCGCGCTGGCAAGTCAGAGGTATCCCGTAGCGCTCGCAGAAGGCGGCTTGTGTCAGGCCGGTGACCGCGCGGGCTCGCTTGGCGATCGGCATCGGACGCATCCGAGCCAGCATCTCTTCAGTCATTTCGTCTGTCATGGGGGTCCTTCCACTCGGTTTGGGAGGCGCGTCATCGCGCTTGCCTGAAGTAGTGGTCCGTTTCACGTCTGGTTGCGCAACGCAACGAAATGTACCGGAAGCCCTCGACCCGATCCGTGTATGTGAGGTGATACACTACGCCAGCGACCATACCCAGTACGTTCCAGCGTTCTTCATCGTAGTTCATGCTGTCATCCAAGGCGTGGAGCGCTTGGCCGTCGGCCATCACCCGGTCGCCGAACGACAGATCCAGCCCATGGTTGGCGATGTTGGCCGCATTCTTGGCGGGATCGAAGTTCATTAATCAAATCCGGCATTTGAACATCTTTAATGTACCGGATTCCGGTATACCCCGCAAGGGAAGCTAGCAGAATGGGAGAAGTGATTTCGGCCTGAGCC
This genomic stretch from Skermanella rosea harbors:
- a CDS encoding helix-turn-helix transcriptional regulator produces the protein MDFIDTPGRFGSLVRSRRQALGMTQRDLALAVNVGERFIVDLESGKPTCQLGKALAVAKGLGIRLTHQTAGHGPMADTAAVPSADTLPGPGDAYPDLPDLGDEA
- a CDS encoding helix-turn-helix domain-containing protein, with the translated sequence MTDEMTEEMLARMRPMPIAKRARAVTGLTQAAFCERYGIPLTCQRDWEQGRSVPPDASASYLTAILNDPVAVAAAFNKAA
- a CDS encoding BrnT family toxin, with protein sequence MNFDPAKNAANIANHGLDLSFGDRVMADGQALHALDDSMNYDEERWNVLGMVAGVVYHLTYTDRVEGFRYISLRCATRRETDHYFRQAR